In one Rhodothermaceae bacterium genomic region, the following are encoded:
- the recR gene encoding recombination protein RecR, with amino-acid sequence MQFASESVEILIEQFSKLPTIGRKSAQRLAAHILKMPKEDVARLANALLEMKERVRACDICGNVTDAEICIICNSTKRESGIVCVVQDAEDIVALERTGEYRGRYHVLGGVISPLDGIGPDDLNIRTLIERVGTSDSDITELILAVSPTVEGDTTALYLTQLLEPFPIKITRLARGIPVGLTLSYADEATLSRAIAGRNTISKPREE; translated from the coding sequence ATGCAGTTCGCCTCGGAATCCGTCGAAATTCTGATTGAACAGTTCTCCAAACTCCCGACCATCGGTCGCAAGAGTGCGCAGCGACTTGCTGCACATATTCTCAAGATGCCGAAAGAGGATGTCGCTCGACTGGCGAACGCCCTGTTGGAGATGAAAGAACGCGTGCGGGCATGTGATATCTGCGGGAATGTGACCGATGCGGAGATCTGCATCATCTGCAACTCCACGAAACGGGAATCAGGAATCGTCTGCGTGGTGCAGGATGCCGAAGATATTGTTGCGCTTGAGCGCACCGGAGAGTACCGTGGTAGATACCATGTCCTGGGGGGAGTGATCTCCCCTTTAGACGGGATTGGTCCCGATGACCTCAATATCCGTACACTGATTGAACGGGTGGGTACATCTGATTCAGACATCACCGAACTGATCCTTGCCGTCAGTCCCACCGTGGAAGGGGATACCACTGCACTCTATCTGACCCAGCTTCTGGAACCGTTCCCCATCAAAATTACCCGCTTGGCACGAGGCATTCCTGTTGGCCTTACCCTCAGCTACGCGGATGAAGCAACCCTATCCCGAGCGATTGCTGGACGAAATACTATCTCGAAGCCACGAGAGGAGTAA
- a CDS encoding YbaB/EbfC family nucleoid-associated protein — MLNMLKQVADMKNQIGKVREIMQRVTATAEAGGGMVKVTANGNQRIIKIELDPEIVDPNDMEMLSDLIIAGVNKALDEAAEAGQNELRDQAESFLPKDMDLSKFGL; from the coding sequence ATGCTCAACATGCTCAAACAAGTGGCCGACATGAAAAATCAGATCGGCAAAGTACGAGAGATCATGCAGCGTGTCACTGCCACAGCAGAAGCTGGAGGTGGCATGGTCAAAGTGACCGCTAATGGAAATCAGCGGATCATCAAGATCGAACTGGATCCTGAAATTGTCGACCCAAACGATATGGAGATGCTGAGTGATCTGATTATTGCCGGTGTCAACAAAGCACTCGACGAAGCTGCTGAAGCTGGGCAGAATGAGTTGCGTGACCAAGCCGAAAGCTTCCTGCCCAAAGACATGGATCTCTCGAAATTCGGTCTCTAA